Below is a genomic region from Sphingomonas phyllosphaerae.
AGCAACGTGGCGGCGACGCCGGCGAGCGTGCCATGCCCGCTGACTCCGGCGAGAGCGGTGTCGATCAGCCACCACGCGCCGGCACCAAGCGCGACGAAGATGCCCAGCGTGATCGCCAGCGACAGTGCGAGCACGCGCAGGATCGCAGCGTCGCCGAGTTGCTGCACCGAGAGCCAGAATGCGCGCATCATCATGCGGCGATGCGCCTCGCTTGCCCGTTGCGCAAGCCGCGACCGCACTCTAGTCGGGCGCTTTGCGCGCTTCCAGGAACCAGCACCTTGACCGAACCCCATTATGACGTGGTCGCGATCGGCAACGCCATCGTCGACATCCTCTCGCCCGCCACCGACTCGTTCATCGCCGAGAATGGCATGACCAAGGGCGCGATGGCGCTGGTCTTTTCGCCCGAGGAAGCCGACGCGCTCTATGCGAAGATGGGACCGGGGCAGGAAGTGTCGGGCGGATCGGCCGCGAACACGATCGCGGGGATGGCGGCGCTGGGCAGCCAGTGCGCGTTCATCGGGCAGGTCGCCGACGATCAGCTCGGCGAGGTTTTCGCGCACGACATCCGTGCGGCGGGCATCCGCTTCGACACCGCATCGCGCGCCGGTGCGCCGACGACCGGCCGCTGCCTGATCTTCGTGACGCCCGACGGGCAGCGCACGATGAATACCTTCCTTGGTGCCTCGCATTATCTGCCGGCCGAGGCGCTGGACGCCGGGCTGATCGCCGATGCGCGCTATCTGTATCTCGAGGGCTATCTCTGGGATCCCGAAGAGCCGCGCGCCGCGATGCGCGCCGCGATCGACATTGCGCGCGGGGCGGGTCGCAAGGTCGCCTTCACGCTGTCGGCCGAGTTCGTAATCGATCGCCACCGCGACGCTTTCCACGCGCTGATCGATCAGGGGGTGATCGACGTGCTGTTCGCGAACGAGACCGAGATCATGTTCCTGACGCAGACCGACACGGTCGACGCGGCAGTGGCGGCGGTGCAGGGCAAGGTGCCGCTGGTCGTCGTCACGCTCGCCGAGCGCGGGGCGATGGCGGTCGCGGGCGGCGAGCGCGTTGTGGTGCCGGCGCAGCCGATCGACAAGGTGGTCGACACGACCGGCGCGGGCGATCTGTTCGCGGCGGGCTTCCTGCACGGTCAGGCGCAGGGCAAGTCGCTGGAGGCGTCGCTGACGCTCGGCGCGATCTGTGCGGCCGAGGTGATCCAGCATTTCGGCGCGCGGCCGATCGTCGATTTGAAGGCGATCACCGCGGGGGTTTAACGTCGGGCGGGGGATCAGTTCTCTCCC
It encodes:
- a CDS encoding adenosine kinase — translated: MTEPHYDVVAIGNAIVDILSPATDSFIAENGMTKGAMALVFSPEEADALYAKMGPGQEVSGGSAANTIAGMAALGSQCAFIGQVADDQLGEVFAHDIRAAGIRFDTASRAGAPTTGRCLIFVTPDGQRTMNTFLGASHYLPAEALDAGLIADARYLYLEGYLWDPEEPRAAMRAAIDIARGAGRKVAFTLSAEFVIDRHRDAFHALIDQGVIDVLFANETEIMFLTQTDTVDAAVAAVQGKVPLVVVTLAERGAMAVAGGERVVVPAQPIDKVVDTTGAGDLFAAGFLHGQAQGKSLEASLTLGAICAAEVIQHFGARPIVDLKAITAGV